In Myxococcus stipitatus, a single window of DNA contains:
- a CDS encoding ankyrin repeat domain-containing protein — translation MSNALLEAIFSGDVAAVRTLATSADAQTKDGFGRPPLSVAASRAGDVPVEVLSALIDAGHPVDAVQGDEDADEVGWTALHHACLRGTFPAALGAVRELLARGANPEGGGQDRGITPLMLALSAHHLGIAEALLKAGANPNTPVAGGNPPLHHVVALFKQRKDGGYEEDEREAMATDAVTLLLAHGADASGRDKDGETALAKALIGHLPAELVLALVDAGAPLDERVKLGDDKQPIFFTPVAMAIGLKQPDEVLSRMLARGFDASKLTEHEGQSLLHYAAMKRFSSLKVILKHQPGLDLNARDESGATPLFLAAWKDLEASVLHLLELGVDPNLPDAGGNAPLHTAARNGFDAVVEHLLAKGADRTLRNAHGETAADRARKAGHVDLATKLA, via the coding sequence ATGTCCAACGCACTGCTCGAAGCCATCTTCAGCGGAGACGTCGCGGCCGTCCGTACCCTCGCCACCTCGGCCGACGCCCAGACGAAGGACGGGTTCGGTCGTCCTCCGCTGAGCGTCGCGGCCTCGCGCGCGGGGGACGTGCCGGTGGAGGTGCTCTCGGCGCTCATCGATGCGGGGCACCCGGTCGACGCCGTGCAGGGGGACGAGGACGCGGACGAGGTGGGTTGGACGGCGCTGCACCACGCGTGTCTGCGAGGCACCTTCCCGGCGGCGCTCGGCGCGGTGCGCGAGTTGCTGGCCCGTGGCGCGAACCCGGAGGGAGGGGGTCAGGACCGGGGCATCACTCCGCTGATGCTCGCGCTCTCCGCGCACCACCTGGGCATCGCCGAGGCGCTGTTGAAGGCCGGCGCCAATCCCAACACGCCCGTGGCCGGTGGCAACCCGCCGCTGCACCATGTCGTCGCGCTGTTCAAGCAGCGCAAGGACGGAGGCTACGAGGAGGACGAGCGCGAGGCGATGGCCACCGATGCCGTCACGCTGCTGCTCGCGCACGGGGCGGACGCGAGCGGGCGAGACAAGGACGGGGAGACGGCGCTCGCCAAGGCGCTCATCGGCCATCTGCCCGCGGAGCTGGTGCTCGCGCTGGTCGACGCGGGCGCGCCGCTCGACGAGCGCGTGAAGCTGGGGGACGACAAGCAGCCCATCTTCTTCACGCCCGTGGCCATGGCCATCGGCCTCAAGCAGCCCGACGAGGTGCTCTCCCGGATGCTCGCGCGCGGCTTCGACGCGTCGAAGCTGACCGAGCACGAGGGCCAGTCGCTGCTGCACTACGCGGCCATGAAGCGCTTCAGTTCGTTGAAGGTCATCCTCAAGCACCAGCCGGGCCTGGACCTGAACGCCCGGGACGAGTCCGGGGCCACGCCGCTGTTCCTCGCCGCCTGGAAGGACCTCGAAGCCTCGGTGCTCCACCTGCTGGAGCTGGGCGTCGACCCGAACCTCCCGGACGCGGGCGGAAACGCGCCGCTGCACACGGCGGCGCGCAACGGGTTCGACGCCGTCGTCGAGCACCTCCTGGCGAAGGGGGCCGACCGCACCCTGCGCAACGCCCATGGCGAGACGGCCGCGGACCGCGCCCGCAAGGCCGGCCACGTGGACCTCGCCACGAAGCTGGCCTGA
- a CDS encoding chloride channel protein — protein MSVVRRFHHSVGDFLRGLTAVEKRFWVLVVLVGLIAGLGAVVLLKVLRFTQGLFWRSGSEDFLAGVAAAPSWRRVLIPILGGALVTLLSLLVGQPLRGHGTAGIIESIWVRSGRLPLPRALLRGLVSILAVAMGAPLGREGALLSTGAASGSSLARVLRLGPGQARLLVACGASAGMASAYNVPIGAALFGLEVLLGSFALDLFGPIVVSCVVSTLVSRLLIANHPSYVIPDYALTHPRELVLALVLGAALGVASALYVRGVNVMSDLLDRVPGWLAPFLPLLAMTVVGLTSLWLPQLLGNGYDAVNGALLGRTSLVLLLVLPLAKLLLTSLCAGAGVPGGLFTPSLFYGALLGGAFGAFAEKLLPGSAPSGAYALLGMGAVLAGTTHASVSAVLLIFELTGDYPLVLPLMLSAVVSAAISRRLEPESLYTSVLNRRNVRMPATIPHWLRQEGARALLTPVRRRVSPSTPFPEVVALLLELPPGEDLYVTDDTGRYRGVLVLDDLKGHLPDHSLLQATIAEDMMDTDVRPITPELSLGEVAATFAQTALERLPVVDGTRRLLGTISKGDLLRQGTF, from the coding sequence GTGAGCGTCGTGCGCCGGTTCCACCATTCGGTGGGCGACTTCCTGCGCGGCCTCACCGCGGTGGAGAAGCGCTTCTGGGTGCTGGTGGTGCTGGTGGGCCTCATCGCCGGGCTGGGCGCGGTGGTGCTGCTCAAGGTGCTGCGCTTCACCCAGGGGCTCTTCTGGCGGAGCGGCTCGGAGGACTTCCTGGCGGGAGTGGCCGCGGCCCCTTCCTGGCGCAGGGTGCTCATCCCCATCCTCGGCGGCGCGCTGGTGACGCTGCTGTCGCTCCTCGTCGGCCAGCCCCTGAGGGGCCACGGCACCGCCGGCATCATCGAGTCCATCTGGGTCCGCTCCGGCCGGCTCCCGCTGCCCCGGGCCCTGCTGCGAGGGCTCGTCTCCATCCTCGCCGTCGCCATGGGCGCGCCGCTCGGCCGCGAGGGCGCGCTGCTGTCCACCGGCGCGGCGAGCGGCTCGTCGCTCGCCCGGGTGCTGCGGCTGGGCCCCGGGCAGGCGCGGTTGCTCGTCGCGTGCGGCGCGTCCGCGGGCATGGCCTCCGCGTACAACGTCCCCATCGGCGCGGCGCTCTTCGGGCTGGAGGTGCTGCTGGGCAGCTTCGCGCTGGACCTGTTCGGCCCCATCGTCGTGTCGTGCGTGGTGTCGACGCTCGTCTCGCGGCTGCTCATCGCGAACCACCCCAGCTACGTCATCCCCGACTACGCCCTCACGCACCCGCGCGAGCTCGTCCTGGCCCTGGTGCTGGGCGCGGCGCTGGGCGTGGCCTCCGCGCTCTACGTGCGCGGCGTCAACGTCATGTCGGACCTGCTCGACCGGGTCCCCGGCTGGCTGGCGCCCTTCCTGCCGCTGCTGGCGATGACGGTCGTCGGGCTCACGTCGCTGTGGCTGCCGCAGCTGCTGGGCAACGGCTACGACGCGGTGAACGGCGCGCTGCTGGGCCGCACGTCGCTGGTGCTGCTGCTCGTGCTGCCCCTGGCGAAGCTCCTGCTGACGTCCCTGTGCGCGGGCGCGGGCGTGCCGGGCGGGCTCTTCACCCCGTCCCTGTTCTATGGCGCGCTGCTGGGAGGCGCGTTCGGCGCGTTCGCGGAGAAGCTCCTGCCGGGCAGCGCGCCCAGCGGCGCCTACGCGCTGCTGGGCATGGGCGCGGTGCTGGCCGGGACCACGCACGCCTCCGTGTCCGCGGTGCTGCTCATCTTCGAGCTGACGGGCGACTACCCGCTGGTGCTGCCGCTGATGCTCAGCGCGGTGGTGTCCGCCGCCATCAGCCGGAGGCTGGAGCCGGAGTCGCTGTACACGTCGGTGCTCAACCGCCGCAACGTGCGCATGCCGGCCACCATCCCCCACTGGTTGAGGCAGGAGGGCGCCCGCGCGCTGCTCACGCCGGTGCGCAGGCGCGTGTCGCCGTCCACGCCCTTCCCGGAGGTGGTGGCGCTGCTCCTGGAGCTGCCCCCCGGCGAGGACCTCTACGTCACCGACGACACGGGCCGCTACCGCGGGGTGCTGGTGCTCGACGACCTCAAGGGGCACCTGCCGGACCACTCGCTGCTCCAGGCCACCATCGCCGAGGACATGATGGACACGGACGTGAGGCCCATCACCCCGGAGCTGTCCCTGGGCGAGGTCGCGGCCACCTTCGCGCAGACCGCGCTGGAGCGGCTGCCCGTCGTCGACGGGACGCGGCGCCTGCTGGGCACCATCTCCAAGGGAGACCTGCTGCGGCAGGGGACTTTCTGA